A DNA window from Mycolicibacter hiberniae contains the following coding sequences:
- a CDS encoding phage terminase small subunit P27 family produces the protein MPAPLPPKIRLLHGRGNGKDSAGYVVPTPPSFERVAPEPPDWLDDEGRDEWQRVIDDLAPLNLLKNSDRAVLVAHCEAWSRLVAAVKHYHADGLTKTNPDSGRVAKHPSVTTATEAAAQLMKTANQLGLTPVSERGLGTITVRDDDDDPFAAS, from the coding sequence GTGCCTGCACCACTGCCGCCGAAGATCCGACTTCTGCACGGCCGCGGCAACGGCAAAGACTCCGCCGGATACGTTGTACCGACACCGCCGTCGTTCGAACGTGTCGCACCCGAGCCACCCGACTGGCTCGATGACGAAGGACGCGACGAATGGCAACGCGTCATCGACGATCTCGCGCCGCTCAATCTGCTGAAGAACAGTGATCGTGCTGTGCTCGTCGCACACTGCGAAGCATGGAGCAGACTCGTCGCAGCTGTAAAGCACTACCACGCTGACGGACTCACGAAAACAAACCCCGACAGCGGTCGCGTCGCGAAGCACCCGTCAGTGACGACAGCGACAGAAGCAGCTGCGCAACTCATGAAGACAGCAAATCAGCTCGGGTTGACGCCGGTGAGCGAGCGCGGGCTCGGCACGATCACAGTGCGCGACGATGACGACGACCCATTCGCCGCCAGCTGA
- a CDS encoding PrsW family intramembrane metalloprotease, which produces MPQMRNRRKVGAPLIVLVLLTILTIFLLLLFTAANPGGTLTALVLSSMSMLAVLLCYRWLDRWEPEPRRLLQLAFLWGASVAVVLAVGLETFGSSVATVRPLVSKTFDMAAIQAPFIEEAAKGLFLLIMLTGRRRLALNSMTDCMVYAGVTAVGFAWMEDIVYIAPADSPAQLAAVAIARLIFGPFAHPLFTTMTGIGVFFALRRHGFWPKAILILLGYLAAVTMHASWNASLAMGGGQLFLATYVFWLAPVFLLMVLLGMLSRRHEQHLVASKLPGMVASGLISPNEATWLGSIRHRRRAIREATRIGGRPAGRAVKRFATQVVQLAFIRDRIDRGFGDPQVFAAQYEDAYGVMAARAAAPVLYTMAGYRSPVLVRR; this is translated from the coding sequence ATGCCTCAGATGCGGAACCGGCGGAAGGTCGGAGCGCCGCTCATCGTCCTCGTCCTGCTCACCATCCTGACGATCTTCCTGTTGCTGCTGTTCACTGCCGCAAACCCGGGCGGGACTCTGACCGCTCTGGTGCTGTCGAGCATGTCGATGCTGGCGGTGCTGTTGTGCTACCGGTGGCTGGACCGCTGGGAGCCTGAGCCGCGCCGCCTGCTGCAGCTGGCGTTCTTGTGGGGTGCCTCGGTCGCGGTGGTGCTCGCCGTGGGCCTGGAGACCTTCGGATCTTCGGTGGCGACGGTTCGGCCGCTGGTGTCGAAGACCTTCGACATGGCCGCCATCCAGGCACCGTTCATCGAGGAGGCGGCTAAGGGACTGTTCCTGCTGATCATGCTGACCGGGCGCCGCCGTCTGGCGCTGAACTCGATGACCGACTGCATGGTCTACGCCGGTGTCACCGCGGTGGGTTTCGCCTGGATGGAGGACATCGTCTACATCGCGCCGGCCGACTCCCCCGCCCAGCTGGCCGCGGTGGCCATCGCCCGGCTGATCTTCGGCCCGTTCGCGCACCCGCTGTTCACCACCATGACCGGGATCGGGGTGTTCTTCGCGCTGCGCCGGCACGGCTTCTGGCCGAAAGCCATCCTGATCCTGCTCGGCTACCTGGCGGCGGTGACCATGCACGCCTCGTGGAACGCCTCGCTGGCAATGGGCGGCGGGCAGCTGTTCCTGGCGACCTACGTGTTCTGGCTGGCTCCGGTGTTCCTGTTGATGGTGCTGCTGGGCATGTTGAGCCGCCGCCACGAACAGCACCTGGTGGCCAGCAAGCTGCCCGGCATGGTGGCAAGTGGGCTGATCAGCCCCAACGAGGCGACGTGGCTGGGATCGATCCGCCACCGCAGGAGGGCGATCCGCGAGGCCACCCGCATCGGCGGTCGGCCCGCCGGCCGGGCCGTCAAGCGCTTCGCAACCCAGGTGGTCCAGCTGGCGTTCATCCGCGACCGCATCGACCGTGGCTTCGGCGACCCCCAGGTTTTCGCGGCCCAGTACGAGGACGCCTACGGAGTGATGGCCGCCCGAGCCGCCGCCCCGGTGCTCTACACCATGGCCGGTTACCGGTCGCCGGTTCTGGTTCGGCGCTGA
- the rpsA gene encoding 30S ribosomal protein S1 — translation MPSPTVTSPQVAVNDIGSAEDFLAAIDKTIKYFNDGDIVEGTIVKVDRDEVLLDIGYKTEGVIPSRELSIKHDVDPHEVVSVGDEIEALVLTKEDKEGRLILSKKRAQYERAWGTIEELKEKDEAVKGTVIEVVKGGLILDIGLRGFLPASLVEMRRVRDLQPYIGKEIEAKIIELDKNRNNVVLSRRAWLEQTQSEVRSEFLNQLQKGAVRKGVVSSIVNFGAFVDLGGVDGLVHVSELSWKHIDHPSEVVQVGDEVTVEVLDVDMDRERVSLSLKATQEDPWRHFARTHAIGQIVPGKVTKLVPFGAFVRVEEGIEGLVHISELAEHHVEVPDQVVAVGDDAMVKVIDIDLDRRRISLSLKQANEDYSEEFDPSKYGMADSYDEQGNYIFPEGFDAETNEWIDGFDKQRTEWEARYAEAERRHKMHTAQMEKFAAAEHAESRSGANGSHRDEAPAGGSLASDEQLAALREKLAGNSA, via the coding sequence ATGCCAAGTCCCACCGTCACCTCGCCGCAAGTAGCCGTCAACGACATCGGCTCGGCCGAGGACTTTCTCGCCGCCATCGACAAAACGATCAAGTACTTCAACGATGGCGACATCGTCGAAGGGACCATCGTCAAGGTTGACCGGGACGAGGTCCTGCTCGACATCGGTTACAAGACCGAAGGGGTCATCCCCTCCCGCGAACTGTCCATCAAGCACGACGTCGACCCCCACGAGGTGGTGTCCGTCGGTGATGAGATCGAGGCCCTGGTCCTTACCAAAGAGGACAAAGAAGGCCGCCTGATCCTGTCCAAGAAGCGCGCCCAGTACGAGCGCGCCTGGGGCACCATCGAGGAGCTCAAGGAGAAGGACGAGGCCGTCAAGGGCACCGTCATCGAGGTCGTCAAGGGCGGCCTGATCCTCGACATCGGCCTGCGCGGCTTCCTGCCGGCCTCGCTGGTGGAGATGCGCCGGGTCCGCGACCTGCAGCCCTACATCGGCAAAGAGATCGAAGCCAAGATCATCGAGCTGGACAAGAACCGCAACAACGTGGTGCTGTCGCGTCGCGCCTGGCTGGAGCAGACCCAGTCCGAGGTGCGCAGCGAGTTCCTCAACCAGCTGCAGAAGGGCGCCGTCCGCAAGGGCGTCGTGTCCTCGATCGTCAACTTCGGCGCCTTCGTCGACCTGGGCGGCGTGGACGGCCTGGTGCACGTCTCCGAGCTGTCCTGGAAGCACATCGACCACCCGTCCGAGGTCGTTCAGGTGGGCGACGAGGTCACCGTCGAGGTGCTCGACGTCGACATGGACCGCGAGCGGGTTTCGCTGTCGCTCAAGGCCACTCAGGAAGACCCGTGGCGTCACTTCGCCCGCACCCACGCGATCGGTCAGATCGTCCCGGGCAAGGTCACCAAGTTGGTGCCGTTCGGTGCGTTCGTCCGCGTCGAGGAGGGCATCGAGGGCTTGGTGCACATCTCCGAGCTGGCTGAGCACCACGTCGAGGTGCCGGACCAGGTGGTCGCCGTCGGCGACGACGCCATGGTCAAGGTCATCGACATCGACCTGGACCGCCGCCGGATCTCGCTGAGCCTCAAGCAGGCCAACGAGGACTACAGCGAGGAGTTCGACCCCTCGAAGTACGGCATGGCCGACAGCTACGACGAGCAGGGCAACTACATCTTCCCCGAGGGCTTCGACGCCGAGACCAACGAGTGGATCGACGGTTTCGACAAGCAGCGCACCGAGTGGGAGGCCCGCTACGCCGAGGCCGAGCGCCGGCACAAGATGCACACCGCGCAGATGGAGAAGTTCGCCGCTGCCGAGCACGCCGAGTCCCGCTCGGGCGCTAACGGCTCGCACCGCGACGAGGCTCCGGCCGGCGGTTCGCTGGCCAGCGACGAGCAGCTCGCCGCGCTGCGGGAGAAGCTCGCCGGCAACAGCGCATAG